One window of the Klebsiella sp. WP3-W18-ESBL-02 genome contains the following:
- a CDS encoding MmcQ/YjbR family DNA-binding protein, whose translation MTSSELLQYCMAKRGAEQSVHSDWKATQIKVADVLFAMVKDVEDRPAVSLKTSPELAELLREQHKDVRPSRHLNKAHWSTVYLDGTLPNSQIYYLVDASYQLAVDLLPEALRQQMYS comes from the coding sequence ATGACCAGTTCGGAACTGCTGCAGTATTGCATGGCGAAACGTGGCGCAGAACAAAGCGTACACAGCGATTGGAAGGCGACACAGATTAAAGTGGCCGACGTACTTTTTGCGATGGTAAAGGATGTAGAAGACCGCCCGGCGGTGTCGTTGAAAACCAGCCCTGAGCTGGCAGAACTGCTGCGCGAACAGCATAAAGACGTGCGCCCAAGTCGCCATCTGAATAAAGCGCACTGGAGCACCGTGTACCTCGACGGTACGCTGCCGAACTCGCAGATTTACTATCTGGTGGACGCCTCCTACCAGCTGGCGGTGGATCTGCTGCCGGAAGCGCTCCGACAGCAGATGTACTCCTAG
- the aphA gene encoding acid phosphatase AphA: protein MRKITQALSAVCLLFALNSTVTAHASSPSPLYPGTDVAKLAEQAPIHWVSVAQIENSLLSHPPMAVGFDIDDTVLFSSPGFWRGQKTYSPDSQDYLKNAEFWEKMNNGWDAFSIPKEVARSLIAMHIKRGDSIYFITGRSQTKTETVSKTLQDDFLIPGANMNPVIFAGDHPGQNTKTQWLKEKNIRVFYGDSDNDITAAREVGARGIRVLRASNSTYRPLPQAGAFNEEVIVNSEY, encoded by the coding sequence ATGCGCAAGATCACGCAAGCTCTCAGTGCCGTCTGCTTGTTATTTGCACTGAATTCAACGGTGACGGCTCACGCTTCGTCACCTTCTCCGCTTTACCCCGGTACCGATGTGGCGAAACTGGCTGAACAGGCGCCAATCCACTGGGTATCCGTGGCGCAGATTGAAAACAGTCTGCTGAGCCATCCGCCGATGGCCGTCGGCTTTGATATCGACGATACCGTGCTGTTCTCCAGCCCCGGCTTCTGGCGCGGGCAGAAAACGTATTCTCCGGACAGCCAGGACTACTTAAAGAATGCCGAGTTCTGGGAAAAAATGAATAACGGCTGGGATGCGTTCAGCATTCCAAAAGAGGTCGCCCGTTCGCTGATTGCCATGCACATCAAGCGCGGCGACAGTATCTATTTCATTACCGGGCGCAGCCAGACCAAAACCGAGACGGTGTCGAAGACCCTGCAGGATGATTTCCTGATCCCCGGGGCGAACATGAACCCGGTTATTTTTGCCGGTGACCATCCCGGTCAGAACACGAAGACCCAGTGGCTGAAAGAGAAAAATATCAGGGTGTTCTACGGTGATTCCGATAACGATATCACCGCCGCGCGTGAAGTGGGAGCCCGCGGTATCCGCGTCCTGCGCGCCTCTAACTCAACCTATCGCCCACTGCCGCAGGCGGGTGCGTTTAACGAAGAAGTGATCGTTAACTCCGAGTACTAG
- the tyrB gene encoding aromatic amino acid transaminase, protein MFQKVDAYAGDPILSLMERFKEDPRSDKVNLSIGLYYNEDGIIPQLQAVADAEAHLNAQPHGASLYLPMEGLNSYRHTVAPLLFGAEHPVLQQQRVATIQTLGGSGALKIGADFLKRYFPDSGVWVSDPTWENHIAIFEGAGFTVGTYPWFDNETNGVRYDALLEALNALPPRSIVLLHPCCHNPTGADLTPAQWDGVVDVLKARDLIPFLDIAYQGFGAGMDDDAYAIRAIADAGLPALVSNSFSKIFSLYGERVGGLSVICDDSETALRVLGQLKATVRRNYSSPPNFGAQVVAAVLGDEQLKANWLAEVESMRTRILDMRQALVNVLKQEMPNGNFDYLLKQRGMFSYTGLSAAQVDRLRDEFGIYLIASGRMCVAGLNSRNVQRVAKAFAAVM, encoded by the coding sequence GTGTTTCAAAAAGTTGACGCCTATGCGGGCGACCCTATCCTTTCTTTAATGGAACGTTTTAAAGAGGATCCGCGCAGCGACAAAGTTAACCTCAGCATCGGCTTGTATTACAACGAAGATGGCATCATTCCGCAGCTACAGGCGGTAGCGGATGCCGAAGCGCACCTTAACGCGCAGCCGCACGGCGCTTCGCTGTACCTGCCGATGGAAGGGCTGAACAGCTATCGTCACACCGTGGCACCGCTGCTGTTTGGCGCGGAGCACCCGGTTCTTCAGCAACAGCGCGTGGCCACCATTCAAACCCTCGGCGGCTCCGGCGCGCTGAAGATTGGCGCAGACTTCCTCAAACGCTATTTCCCGGACTCCGGCGTCTGGGTCAGCGATCCGACGTGGGAAAACCACATCGCTATTTTTGAGGGGGCAGGCTTCACCGTTGGCACCTATCCGTGGTTCGACAACGAGACCAACGGCGTACGCTACGATGCGCTGCTGGAGGCGCTGAATGCGCTGCCGCCGCGCAGCATCGTGCTGCTGCATCCGTGCTGCCATAACCCAACCGGCGCGGATCTCACCCCTGCGCAATGGGACGGCGTGGTTGACGTGCTGAAGGCGCGCGACCTGATTCCGTTCCTTGATATTGCCTACCAGGGCTTTGGTGCGGGGATGGACGACGACGCGTATGCTATTCGCGCAATTGCCGATGCGGGCCTGCCGGCGCTGGTCAGCAACTCGTTCTCAAAAATCTTCTCCCTTTACGGCGAGCGCGTTGGCGGCCTCTCGGTTATCTGCGACGACAGCGAAACGGCGCTGCGCGTGCTGGGCCAGCTAAAAGCTACCGTCCGCCGCAACTACTCCAGCCCGCCAAACTTTGGTGCGCAGGTGGTTGCCGCGGTGCTCGGCGACGAGCAATTGAAGGCAAACTGGTTGGCGGAAGTCGAAAGCATGCGTACGCGCATTCTCGACATGCGCCAGGCGTTGGTGAACGTGCTGAAACAAGAGATGCCGAACGGTAATTTCGATTACCTGCTTAAGCAGCGTGGGATGTTCAGCTATACCGGGCTGAGCGCCGCTCAGGTCGATCGTCTGCGCGATGAGTTCGGTATTTACCTGATCGCCAGCGGGCGTATGTGCGTGGCGGGACTGAACAGCCGCAACGTCCAGCGCGTGGCAAAAGCCTTTGCTGCTGTGATGTAA
- the alr gene encoding alanine racemase has translation MQAATVVINRRALRHNLQRLRELAPASKLVAVVKANAYGHGLLETARTLPDADAFGVARLEEALRLREGGITQPILLLEGFFNATDLPTIAAQHLHTAVHNMEQLEALESAELSEPVAVWMKLDTGMHRLGVRPEDAEAFYQRLSACKNVRQPVNVVSHFARADEPECGATEKQLAIFTAFTDGKPGLRSIAASGGILLWPQSHFDWARPGIILYGVSPLEQKPWGRDFGMQPVMSLTSSLIAVREHKAGEPVGYGGTWISERDTRLGVVAMGYGDGYPRAAPSGTPVLVNGREVPLVGRVAMDMICVDLGPQARDKAGDPVTLWGEGLPVERIAEITKVSAYELITRLTSRVAMKYID, from the coding sequence ATGCAAGCGGCTACTGTAGTCATTAACCGCCGCGCTCTGCGACACAACCTGCAACGTCTGCGCGAACTGGCGCCTGCCAGCAAGCTGGTTGCGGTGGTGAAAGCGAACGCTTACGGACACGGCCTCCTCGAGACCGCGCGAACGCTCCCCGACGCCGATGCTTTTGGCGTTGCCCGCCTGGAAGAGGCGCTGCGCCTGCGTGAGGGCGGCATCACCCAGCCGATTCTGCTGCTGGAAGGCTTCTTTAACGCGACCGACCTGCCGACGATTGCCGCACAGCATCTGCATACCGCCGTGCATAACATGGAACAGCTTGAGGCGCTGGAAAGCGCCGAACTGAGCGAACCGGTCGCCGTCTGGATGAAGCTCGACACCGGCATGCACCGTCTGGGCGTACGCCCGGAAGACGCCGAGGCCTTCTACCAGCGCCTGAGCGCCTGCAAAAACGTGCGCCAGCCGGTGAACGTCGTCAGCCACTTTGCTCGTGCCGACGAACCGGAATGCGGCGCGACCGAAAAGCAGCTCGCGATTTTCACCGCCTTTACCGACGGCAAGCCCGGCCTGCGTTCCATCGCGGCCTCCGGCGGCATTTTGCTGTGGCCGCAATCGCACTTTGACTGGGCGCGCCCGGGCATCATCCTCTACGGCGTGTCGCCGCTGGAGCAAAAGCCCTGGGGGCGGGATTTCGGTATGCAGCCAGTCATGTCGCTGACCTCAAGCCTGATTGCGGTACGCGAGCATAAAGCGGGCGAACCTGTCGGCTACGGCGGTACCTGGATCAGCGAACGCGATACCCGTCTTGGCGTGGTGGCGATGGGCTACGGCGATGGTTACCCGCGCGCTGCGCCGTCCGGTACGCCGGTGCTGGTCAACGGCCGCGAAGTGCCGCTGGTTGGCCGCGTCGCCATGGATATGATTTGCGTCGATTTAGGTCCGCAAGCGCGGGACAAAGCCGGCGATCCGGTGACGCTGTGGGGCGAGGGCCTGCCGGTTGAACGCATTGCCGAAATTACGAAAGTGAGTGCTTACGAACTTATTACGCGCCTGACGTCTCGGGTGGCGATGAAGTATATCGATTAG
- the dnaB gene encoding replicative DNA helicase, whose product MAANKPFNKPQAEARDRDPQVAGLKVPPHSIEAEQSVLGGLMLDNERWDDVAERVVAEDFYTRPHRHIFTEMGRLQEGGSPIDLITLAESLERQGQLDSVGGFAYLAELSKNTPSAANISAYADIVRERAVVREMISVANEIAEAGFNPQGRTSEDLLDLAESRVFKIAESRANKDEGPKNITDVLDATVARIEQLFQQPHDGVTGVNTGYDDLNKKTAGLQPSDLIIVAARPSMGKTTFAMNLVENAAMLQDKPVLIFSLEMPSEQIMMRSLASLSRVDQTKIRTGQLDDEDWARISGTMGILLEKRNIYIDDSSGLTPTEVRSRARRIAREHGGIGLIMIDYLQLMRVPSLSDNRTLEIAEISRSLKALAKELHVPVVALSQLNRSLEQRADKRPVNSDLRESGSIEQDADLIMFIYRDEVYHENSDLKGIAEIIIGKQRNGPIGTVRLTFNGQWSRFDNYAGPQYDDE is encoded by the coding sequence ATGGCAGCAAATAAACCCTTCAACAAACCTCAAGCCGAAGCTCGCGACCGCGATCCGCAGGTGGCAGGGCTGAAAGTACCGCCGCACTCGATTGAAGCGGAACAGTCGGTGTTGGGCGGTTTGATGCTGGATAACGAGCGCTGGGACGACGTCGCTGAACGCGTGGTTGCGGAGGATTTCTACACCCGTCCGCACCGCCATATCTTTACGGAGATGGGGCGTTTACAGGAAGGCGGCAGCCCGATAGACCTGATTACGCTCGCGGAATCGCTGGAGCGACAGGGGCAACTGGACAGCGTCGGCGGCTTCGCCTATCTGGCGGAATTGTCAAAAAATACGCCAAGTGCGGCAAATATCAGCGCTTATGCCGACATTGTTCGCGAACGTGCAGTCGTTCGCGAAATGATCTCGGTGGCCAATGAAATTGCCGAAGCCGGTTTCAACCCGCAGGGGCGCACCAGCGAGGACCTGCTGGATCTCGCTGAATCCCGGGTGTTTAAAATCGCCGAGAGCCGCGCCAATAAAGACGAAGGCCCGAAAAACATTACCGATGTGCTCGACGCTACCGTCGCGCGTATCGAACAGCTATTCCAGCAGCCGCACGACGGCGTTACCGGGGTGAACACCGGCTACGACGATCTCAACAAGAAAACCGCTGGTTTACAGCCGTCGGATCTGATTATCGTCGCTGCTCGTCCATCGATGGGTAAAACGACATTTGCAATGAACCTCGTCGAAAATGCGGCGATGTTGCAGGATAAACCGGTCCTTATCTTCTCTCTCGAGATGCCCTCGGAACAGATTATGATGCGTTCTCTGGCCTCGCTGTCGCGGGTGGACCAGACCAAAATCCGTACCGGCCAGCTCGATGATGAAGACTGGGCGCGCATCTCTGGCACCATGGGGATACTGCTGGAAAAACGCAATATTTACATTGACGACTCTTCCGGCCTGACGCCGACGGAAGTGCGCTCCCGCGCGCGCCGTATCGCTCGTGAGCACGGCGGCATCGGGCTTATCATGATCGACTACCTCCAGCTGATGCGCGTGCCGTCGCTCTCTGACAACCGTACGCTGGAAATCGCCGAAATATCACGTTCACTCAAAGCGTTAGCGAAAGAATTACATGTGCCGGTGGTGGCGCTGTCGCAGCTTAACCGCTCTCTGGAACAGCGCGCGGACAAGCGCCCGGTCAACTCCGACCTGCGTGAATCCGGCTCCATCGAGCAGGATGCTGACTTAATCATGTTTATCTATCGTGATGAGGTTTATCACGAAAACAGTGACTTAAAAGGCATCGCTGAGATTATCATCGGTAAACAGCGTAACGGCCCGATCGGCACGGTGCGCCTGACGTTTAACGGCCAGTGGTCGCGCTTCGATAACTACGCTGGCCCGCAGTACGACGACGAATAA
- a CDS encoding quinone oxidoreductase encodes MATRIEFSKHGGPDVLNAVEFTPNAPAENEVQVENKAIGINYIDTYIRSGLYPPPSLPSGLGTEAAGVVSQVGSNVKHLKIGDRVVYAQSGLGAYSSVHNVATDKVALLPAAISYEQAAASFLKGLTVYYLLRKTYEIKPGEPFLFHAAAGGVGLIACQWAKALGAKLIGTVGSAEKAKRALQAGAWQVINYREENIAERVKEITGGKKLPVVYDSVGKDTWEASLDCLQRRGLMVSFGNSSGPVTGVNLGILNQKGSLFVTRPSLYGYITTYDERKEASHELFSLIASGIIKVDVAESQKYPLKEARRAHEILESRVTQGSSLLIP; translated from the coding sequence ATGGCAACCCGTATTGAATTTAGCAAACATGGCGGCCCGGACGTGCTCAACGCCGTTGAATTCACCCCTAACGCCCCTGCCGAGAACGAAGTGCAGGTAGAAAACAAAGCTATCGGCATCAACTACATTGATACCTATATTCGCAGCGGGCTCTATCCGCCGCCATCGCTGCCGAGTGGCCTGGGTACCGAAGCCGCTGGCGTAGTCAGCCAGGTGGGCAGCAACGTTAAGCATCTCAAGATAGGCGATCGCGTGGTCTACGCGCAGTCGGGCCTTGGCGCTTACAGCTCGGTGCACAACGTCGCGACGGATAAAGTGGCTCTGCTTCCGGCAGCCATCTCCTATGAACAGGCTGCAGCTTCCTTCCTCAAAGGGTTAACCGTCTACTATCTGCTGCGTAAAACCTATGAAATTAAGCCCGGCGAACCGTTCCTGTTCCACGCTGCGGCGGGCGGCGTGGGGCTGATTGCCTGCCAGTGGGCGAAAGCGCTGGGGGCGAAGCTGATTGGCACCGTCGGCAGCGCAGAGAAAGCGAAGCGCGCGCTGCAGGCAGGTGCCTGGCAGGTGATTAACTACCGTGAAGAGAACATTGCCGAACGCGTCAAAGAGATAACCGGCGGTAAAAAGCTGCCGGTTGTGTACGACTCGGTGGGGAAAGATACCTGGGAGGCCTCGCTCGACTGCCTGCAGCGTCGCGGTCTGATGGTCAGCTTCGGCAATTCATCCGGCCCGGTGACCGGCGTGAATCTGGGGATCCTCAATCAGAAAGGCTCGCTGTTCGTGACCCGTCCTTCCCTCTACGGCTATATCACCACCTACGACGAGCGGAAAGAGGCCAGCCACGAACTGTTCTCACTGATCGCCAGCGGCATTATCAAGGTAGACGTGGCGGAAAGTCAGAAGTACCCGCTGAAGGAAGCGCGTCGCGCGCATGAGATTCTGGAAAGCCGGGTAACGCAAGGCTCAAGCCTGCTGATTCCTTAA
- the pspG gene encoding envelope stress response protein PspG, which yields MLELLFVIGFFVMLLVTGISLLGILAALVVAAVLMFVGGLFAMMIKLLPWLILAVAAVWIIRAINGPKNPPYRSNYRRY from the coding sequence ATGCTGGAACTGTTATTTGTGATTGGCTTTTTTGTGATGCTGCTGGTGACGGGGATTTCCCTGCTTGGCATTCTCGCCGCACTCGTTGTGGCGGCGGTACTGATGTTCGTCGGCGGATTGTTTGCGATGATGATCAAGCTGCTGCCGTGGTTAATTCTGGCGGTGGCAGCGGTGTGGATTATCCGGGCGATCAATGGGCCGAAAAATCCACCGTACCGCAGCAATTACCGGAGGTATTGA
- the dusA gene encoding tRNA dihydrouridine(20/20a) synthase DusA, producing MLSESSTATFPAHRFSIAPMLDWTDRHCRYFLRLLSRHTLLYTEMVTTGAIIHGKGDYLAYSEEEHPVALQLGGSDPAALAQCAALAQERGYNEINLNVGCPSDRVQNGMFGACLMGNALLVADCVKAMRDVVSIPVTVKTRIGIDDQDSYEFLCDFIDTVSGRGECEMFIIHARKAWLSGLSPKENREIPPLDYPRVYQLKRDFPHLTMSINGGIKSLEEARAHLEHMDGVMVGREAYQNPGILASVDREIFGATDVDADPVAVVRAMYPYIERELSNGTYLGHITRHMLGLFQGIPGARQWRRYLSENAHKAGADINVLEHALKLVADKR from the coding sequence ATGTTGTCAGAATCCTCGACCGCTACTTTCCCCGCTCACCGTTTCTCCATCGCGCCGATGCTCGACTGGACCGACAGGCACTGCCGCTACTTCTTGCGCCTGCTGTCCCGGCACACGCTGCTGTATACCGAAATGGTGACGACCGGGGCAATTATTCACGGTAAGGGCGATTATCTGGCGTATAGCGAAGAAGAGCATCCGGTTGCCCTGCAGCTTGGCGGCAGCGACCCGGCGGCGCTGGCGCAGTGTGCCGCGCTTGCGCAGGAACGCGGCTATAACGAAATCAACCTTAACGTCGGTTGCCCGTCCGATCGCGTACAGAACGGTATGTTTGGCGCCTGCCTGATGGGCAACGCGCTGCTGGTGGCAGACTGCGTCAAGGCGATGCGCGACGTGGTGTCCATTCCGGTGACGGTGAAAACCCGTATTGGTATTGACGATCAGGACAGCTATGAATTCCTCTGCGACTTCATCGACACGGTTTCCGGCCGCGGCGAATGTGAGATGTTTATCATCCACGCCCGTAAAGCCTGGCTTTCAGGCCTGAGCCCGAAAGAGAACCGCGAAATTCCACCGCTGGACTACCCGCGTGTGTATCAGCTCAAGCGCGATTTCCCGCATCTGACGATGTCCATCAACGGCGGCATTAAATCGCTGGAAGAGGCCAGGGCGCATCTGGAACATATGGACGGCGTGATGGTGGGCCGTGAAGCCTATCAAAACCCGGGTATCCTGGCGTCGGTCGATCGTGAAATCTTCGGCGCCACCGACGTTGATGCCGACCCGGTGGCGGTGGTGCGCGCGATGTATCCGTACATCGAGCGTGAGCTGAGCAACGGCACCTATCTTGGACATATCACTCGTCACATGCTGGGGCTGTTCCAGGGCATCCCCGGTGCGCGCCAATGGCGTCGCTATCTGAGCGAAAACGCGCACAAGGCCGGGGCCGATATTAACGTACTGGAGCATGCGCTGAAGCTGGTGGCCGATAAGCGCTAA
- a CDS encoding conjugal transfer protein TraF, with amino-acid sequence MGIAVSFIMAGPAEAANGWVEARSDAMGGTGVASAPYASGALINPALLARSQPDDAVTLVFPTIGAQISDKDDLRSEIDDISDDVNGYRKALNGVNPVQLFVPGSPGYRQVSGAAGDLADRLSSLKGKTASAKAGAGMVVAVPNDVLAVAFVAKANARARLSSYIDQGDIDTLRRVQAVPASVLAVDPNNLKSQGFGRAAIVSDYGVAMARQFNPGGVPISLGVTPKLQQTWLYNYTVSIYNFSSDDINSSRYRNDDTGFNVDAGMTADFGESWTVGLSGQNLFSRDIDTKEVAGVRDTYQIRPLVTAGGAWHTDLVTLSVDGDLTQTKGFKSEEASQYVGVGAEVRPLDWLAVRAGYRADVKNNDSNVFTGGVGFAPFNRVHVDLMGLYGEEQTWGAGMQLSVMF; translated from the coding sequence ATGGGGATCGCTGTCTCTTTCATTATGGCAGGGCCGGCAGAGGCGGCAAACGGCTGGGTTGAGGCCCGAAGCGATGCGATGGGTGGCACGGGGGTGGCTTCGGCGCCGTACGCCAGCGGGGCGCTGATTAACCCCGCGCTGCTGGCCAGGTCGCAGCCTGACGACGCGGTGACGCTGGTTTTTCCGACGATCGGCGCGCAGATATCCGATAAGGACGATCTGCGCAGCGAAATCGACGATATCAGCGACGATGTGAATGGCTACCGTAAAGCGCTCAACGGTGTGAATCCGGTGCAGCTGTTTGTCCCCGGCAGCCCGGGTTATCGTCAGGTGTCCGGTGCGGCGGGGGATCTGGCGGATCGGCTATCATCCCTGAAGGGCAAAACTGCCAGCGCGAAAGCGGGGGCAGGGATGGTGGTGGCAGTGCCGAACGATGTACTGGCGGTGGCGTTTGTGGCAAAGGCCAACGCGCGCGCGCGCCTCAGCTCGTATATCGACCAGGGTGACATCGACACGCTGCGCCGCGTGCAGGCGGTGCCGGCCAGCGTGCTGGCGGTCGATCCCAACAATCTGAAATCACAGGGATTTGGCCGCGCAGCGATCGTCTCTGACTACGGCGTGGCGATGGCCCGTCAGTTTAATCCTGGCGGCGTACCGATTTCACTGGGCGTTACGCCGAAGCTCCAGCAAACCTGGCTCTATAACTACACCGTCTCTATCTACAACTTCAGCAGCGACGACATCAACAGCAGCCGCTATCGCAATGATGATACGGGCTTTAACGTCGATGCCGGGATGACTGCCGATTTTGGCGAGAGCTGGACGGTGGGGCTCAGCGGGCAAAACCTGTTCTCGCGCGATATTGATACCAAAGAAGTGGCCGGCGTGCGCGATACCTACCAGATACGTCCACTGGTGACCGCTGGGGGGGCCTGGCACACCGATCTCGTGACCTTAAGCGTCGATGGTGATTTGACGCAAACCAAGGGCTTTAAAAGTGAAGAGGCGTCGCAGTACGTAGGCGTTGGCGCAGAAGTGCGCCCGCTGGACTGGCTGGCGGTGCGCGCGGGTTATCGCGCTGATGTAAAAAATAACGACAGCAACGTCTTTACTGGCGGCGTCGGCTTTGCGCCCTTTAATCGGGTGCACGTCGATCTGATGGGACTGTACGGCGAAGAGCAAACCTGGGGGGCGGGGATGCAGCTTAGCGTCATGTTCTGA
- a CDS encoding cupin domain-containing protein: MKRPDCIRHWRDVEGPDDSTYPDSDERFAIGAPLARALGLRHIGIHHERLPPGRRTSYPHAESDEEEFIYVLEGYPQAWINGYLWKLEPGDSVGFPAGTGVCHTFINNTSEEVRLLVVGEANKKHNRIYYPLNAAYAVTREDRWVDHPPQFFGPHDGKPGRK, translated from the coding sequence ATGAAAAGACCCGACTGTATTCGCCATTGGCGCGATGTTGAAGGACCCGACGACTCCACTTATCCCGACAGCGACGAGCGTTTTGCCATCGGTGCGCCGCTGGCCCGTGCGCTGGGGCTCAGGCATATCGGCATTCACCACGAACGATTACCGCCCGGCCGCCGCACCTCGTATCCGCACGCCGAAAGCGACGAGGAAGAGTTTATCTATGTGCTGGAAGGCTATCCACAGGCGTGGATTAACGGCTATTTGTGGAAACTTGAACCGGGTGACAGCGTTGGTTTTCCGGCCGGAACCGGCGTATGCCATACCTTCATCAACAACACCAGCGAAGAGGTACGGCTGCTGGTGGTGGGTGAAGCCAACAAAAAGCATAACCGTATTTACTACCCGTTGAACGCTGCTTATGCCGTCACGCGCGAAGACCGCTGGGTGGATCACCCACCGCAATTTTTTGGCCCGCACGACGGAAAACCTGGGCGAAAGTAA
- the zur gene encoding zinc uptake transcriptional repressor Zur, giving the protein MDKTTTQELLAQAEKLCAQRGVRLTPQRLEVLRLMSLQEGAISAYDLLDLLREKEPQAKPPTVYRALEFLLEQGFVHKVESANSYVLCHLFDQPTHTSAMFICDRCGVVKEECAEGVEDIMHTLAAKMGFALRHNVIEAHGLCSACVEVEACRAHEHCHHDHTIQLKKKAR; this is encoded by the coding sequence ATGGATAAGACCACCACGCAAGAACTGTTAGCGCAGGCTGAGAAGCTGTGCGCGCAACGCGGCGTGCGCCTGACTCCGCAACGTCTGGAAGTGTTGCGCCTGATGAGCCTGCAGGAAGGGGCGATTAGCGCCTATGACCTGCTGGACCTGCTGCGCGAGAAAGAACCCCAGGCCAAACCGCCAACCGTCTATCGCGCGCTGGAGTTTCTGCTTGAGCAAGGCTTCGTACACAAGGTGGAATCCGCCAACAGCTACGTGCTCTGTCATCTGTTCGATCAGCCGACGCATACCTCCGCGATGTTTATCTGCGATCGCTGCGGCGTGGTGAAAGAAGAGTGTGCAGAAGGGGTGGAAGATATCATGCATACGCTGGCGGCGAAAATGGGCTTTGCCCTACGCCACAACGTCATTGAGGCCCATGGCCTATGCTCTGCCTGCGTCGAGGTTGAAGCCTGCCGCGCGCATGAGCACTGTCATCACGACCATACCATTCAGTTGAAGAAAAAGGCCCGCTAA
- a CDS encoding CsbD family protein: MNKDEIGGNWKQVKGKVKEQWGKLTDDDMTVIEGKRDQLVGKIQERYGYAKDQAEKEVDSWDKRHNIRW, translated from the coding sequence ATGAATAAAGACGAAATCGGCGGTAACTGGAAACAGGTTAAAGGTAAAGTGAAAGAGCAATGGGGCAAACTCACCGACGATGATATGACGGTGATCGAAGGCAAACGCGACCAGCTGGTCGGTAAAATTCAGGAACGCTACGGATACGCGAAAGATCAGGCAGAAAAAGAGGTCGACAGCTGGGATAAACGCCACAATATCCGCTGGTAA